ACTACTAGTTCTTGTCCTGCTTCTAAAGCATCTTGCCATTTTTGAGCTGAACTATCCCATTCGTAAGTTCCAGCATATCTACCTTGAATCCAACCTGGATGTTGATCTAATGGAATAAATCCAGCAGCAGCTCTAACTTTTAGAGAAGGCATAACTTTTTCTTTTACTAAGTTATCATAGAATCTAACTGCTTCTATCACTTCAGCTTCAGTATAAGCAACTTTATTATCAACAATAAATGGTTTTCCAGTTTCTTGTTCTAATTTATATAACATTAATAGGATAGCTCCATAAGCATCAGTATCAAATGCGTAGTAATCATCTCCTAATTTTTCTCTAATAACTTTAGCTGATTTTATCATCTCATCGAAAGAAGTAGGAACAGGTAAGCCAGCTTTTTCATAAGTAGTTTTATTTATATAGAATACTTTTCCAGTAACCCCAACAGGAAGAGCATTTAATTTTCCATTTACGATACATTGATCTAAAAGTTCTTGAGAGTAATTTTTATCAAGTTCTAGAATATCTTTAACTTTATTTAGATCATAGAATCCATCTCCATCTCTAGAGAAAAGATCAATCCAGTTCCAGTTGATTTGCATAACATCTGGAGAAGTATTTCCAACTATTTGAGTAGTAACTTTTTCTTGCCAACCTTGCCATCCACCATATTCAGGTTTAACTTTTATTTCAGGATATTTTTCCTCAAATAGTTTAATAGCTTCAAGTGTTTGTTTATGTCTAGCATCTCCACCCCACCAAGACATTTTAAGATTAACAGTTTTTCCTTCAGCTATTGTAGGATAAGCCATACTTAAGCATAAAGAACTCATAAGTAAGATTTTTTTTAAATTCATATTTTCCCTCCGTCAATATTATTTTTAATTAAGTCATATCCTAGGATACAAGTTTACTATTTGATAAAATAATATAATATTTTTAAAAAAATGTCAAACGAAATGTTTCATTTTTTTTCAAAAAAAACTTTTTATAACATTTTTAGTAGCTTTATTACTGTTAAAAATGTCTTGAAAAAAATTTTTTCATATGCTAGTATCCTAGGGTGTAAAAAGATTTATTACTAGGGAGGAAAAATGAAAAGAATATTTCTAAAAAAATTTAATGCAGAAGTCTATCTTACAATTATAAAATTAGCAATTCCACTTATTATAGCTAATTTTTTACAAAATCTTTATAATTTAGCTGACACCTACTATATGGGAAAACTAGGAGGTTTGGAGTTAGCTACCTCATCTTTTACAAGTCCAATAACACAGATGATAATTGGAGCAGGAAGTGGATTTTCATTGGGAGGAGGAGTTATACTAAATCAAACCTATGGAAGTAAAAACTTTAAAAAGTTGGTAGAAGTAAATACACAATTAATAATTATAAACTTAATAATAGCAACTGTTATCCTATTTTTTTCTTTTCTGTTTTGTGAAAACATATTAAAATTTTCAGGAGCTTCAGGAGAATTATTGGAAAAAAGTGCACTTTATATAAAATTTATATTTTTAACAATTCCAATGACTTTTATAGTTACTGCTTATATAACAATTAAAAATTCAAAGGGAAAAACAACAGCTCCATTATATCTTGTTACAGCTTCAGTGATTTTAAATATTATTTTGAACTCTTTTTTTATCTATAAACTTAAATGGGGACTTGCTGGAATAGGGATAGCAACAGTAATTGCCAATCTAATTCTATGTCTTTACTGTCTTTTAGATTTAGGAGTAAAAAGAGAAATTAGTAGAAAATATATAAGCTTCAATAAAGATATTTTTAAAAGGATATTGAAATTAGGATTTCCAAGTTCTCTTACAACAGTAACTAACTCCCTTAGCTTTATTTTAATTAACATTTTTGTAATTCAATATGGAACAGATGTTCTTGCTGCTTATGGAATAGGAAATAGAATCAATAATATAATCTATGTACTAGTTAATGGAATTGGAAGTGCAGTAACAATAATGGTTGGACATAATATAGGTGCTGGAAAGGTAAAAGAGGCTAAAGAATTATTAAAAGTTGGAATAAATACAGGTTTAGTTATAGGGATAATATCAGTTATCTATTTATATTTAAATTTAGATTCAGCAGTTGGCATTTTAACAACAGATGCAAATATAAAGTATCATTCA
This genomic interval from Fusobacterium varium contains the following:
- a CDS encoding carbohydrate ABC transporter substrate-binding protein; the encoded protein is MNLKKILLMSSLCLSMAYPTIAEGKTVNLKMSWWGGDARHKQTLEAIKLFEEKYPEIKVKPEYGGWQGWQEKVTTQIVGNTSPDVMQINWNWIDLFSRDGDGFYDLNKVKDILELDKNYSQELLDQCIVNGKLNALPVGVTGKVFYINKTTYEKAGLPVPTSFDEMIKSAKVIREKLGDDYYAFDTDAYGAILLMLYKLEQETGKPFIVDNKVAYTEAEVIEAVRFYDNLVKEKVMPSLKVRAAAGFIPLDQHPGWIQGRYAGTYEWDSSAQKWQDALEAGQELVVAPYPQDFGTNKSGFNKVSMAYAIKKNTKHPEEAATLIHFLTSDPEAIKILGTSRGVPSNETAVAVLKENNQLTGLGFEANTVVKEFAGKGIHPLFEHKRLNTELRTIVENLGYEQKTVEETARDIINITNEFLAENN
- a CDS encoding MATE family efflux transporter produces the protein MKRIFLKKFNAEVYLTIIKLAIPLIIANFLQNLYNLADTYYMGKLGGLELATSSFTSPITQMIIGAGSGFSLGGGVILNQTYGSKNFKKLVEVNTQLIIINLIIATVILFFSFLFCENILKFSGASGELLEKSALYIKFIFLTIPMTFIVTAYITIKNSKGKTTAPLYLVTASVILNIILNSFFIYKLKWGLAGIGIATVIANLILCLYCLLDLGVKREISRKYISFNKDIFKRILKLGFPSSLTTVTNSLSFILINIFVIQYGTDVLAAYGIGNRINNIIYVLVNGIGSAVTIMVGHNIGAGKVKEAKELLKVGINTGLVIGIISVIYLYLNLDSAVGILTTDANIKYHSINYLKIMLISVIPWVIFQVLAGIFQGTGHTTFNMYCHIGRIWIFRVPFIYLLERVFKLNEYSIWYSMLLSNLFALLFSAFLYRFIDWKRREG